One Serpentinicella alkaliphila DNA segment encodes these proteins:
- a CDS encoding helix-turn-helix domain-containing protein — protein MKSRNNLWQSVGTARFIYNWTLARQEENYKNGGKFIKDGYLRKELTILKKSELIWLSGLSNNVANRL, from the coding sequence ATGAAAAGCAGGAACAATTTATGGCAATCTGTTGGAACTGCAAGATTTATCTATAATTGGACACTTGCAAGACAAGAAGAAAATTATAAAAATGGTGGTAAGTTTATAAAAGATGGATATTTGAGAAAAGAATTAACTATATTAAAGAAATCAGAACTTATTTGGCTGAGTGGATTATCTAATAATGTAGCAAACAGGCTGTAA
- a CDS encoding zinc ribbon domain-containing protein, producing MEFVKADRFYPSSRTCSCCGEIKKDLKLKDRVFI from the coding sequence ATTGAATTTGTAAAAGCAGATAGGTTTTATCCATCAAGCAGAACTTGCTCATGTTGTGGCGAAATCAAGAAAGATTTAAAACTTAAAGATAGAGTTTTTATCTGA
- a CDS encoding pyridoxamine 5'-phosphate oxidase family protein: protein MFREMRRQDRKMTDSEAMELLIKGEYGVLSIIGQDQYAYGVPLSYAYVDGAIYFHCANEGQKLDNIKGNNKVSFCVVGDTRVIPEKFTTNFESVIVFGKAQISLDDEKRKGLLALVEKYSPDFIEKGTAYMNSDINKTTVFKIDIDHISGKTRK from the coding sequence ATGTTTAGAGAAATGAGAAGACAAGATAGAAAGATGACTGATTCAGAGGCAATGGAGTTATTAATTAAAGGGGAATATGGAGTACTTTCAATTATAGGACAAGATCAATATGCTTATGGAGTGCCACTAAGCTATGCATATGTAGATGGGGCCATATATTTTCACTGTGCCAATGAGGGGCAAAAACTAGACAATATTAAAGGCAACAATAAAGTCTCTTTCTGTGTAGTTGGTGACACGAGAGTTATTCCAGAAAAATTTACTACAAACTTTGAAAGCGTTATTGTTTTTGGTAAAGCACAAATTTCCTTAGATGATGAAAAGCGTAAGGGGTTATTAGCTTTAGTAGAGAAGTACTCTCCAGATTTTATTGAAAAAGGAACAGCGTATATGAATAGCGATATCAATAAAACAACAGTTTTTAAGATAGATATTGATCATATATCTGGGAAAACTAGAAAGTAG
- a CDS encoding DegV family protein: MSFKIVADSSCDLTKELKEKMDVGLVPLTIEVDNKTFVDNQDINVKTLIQAMKDSKLGFKTACPSPADFMNEYEKADNVFVVTLSSALSGTYNSAMMAKEMMLENVSDKFIHVFDSLSASVAETLVSIKIHELIEANHDKFEIVNKVENYIKEMKTFFILDSLDNLIKTGRINKIVGQVATALNIKPIMGADDDGSIKLVEKIRGSKKAFKRLAEIIGEQGSKLEDKIIAISHCNALEKAEALKLDIQQRYNFKKIIIVEMAGLSTAYANDGGIIVAF, encoded by the coding sequence ATGAGTTTTAAAATAGTAGCTGATAGTAGTTGTGATTTGACGAAAGAACTTAAAGAAAAAATGGATGTTGGTTTAGTACCTTTAACAATTGAAGTTGATAACAAAACATTTGTTGATAACCAGGATATTAATGTAAAGACACTCATTCAGGCAATGAAAGATAGTAAGTTAGGTTTTAAGACAGCATGTCCATCCCCTGCAGATTTTATGAATGAGTACGAAAAAGCAGATAATGTTTTCGTAGTTACATTATCCTCGGCTTTAAGCGGAACTTATAATAGTGCTATGATGGCAAAGGAAATGATGCTTGAAAATGTAAGTGATAAGTTCATTCATGTATTTGATTCTCTAAGTGCTTCTGTTGCTGAAACATTAGTAAGTATAAAGATTCATGAGTTAATTGAGGCAAATCATGATAAATTCGAAATTGTTAACAAAGTTGAAAATTATATAAAAGAGATGAAGACATTTTTCATTCTAGACTCTTTAGATAATCTTATTAAAACTGGAAGAATAAATAAAATCGTTGGACAGGTTGCAACGGCTTTAAATATTAAGCCTATTATGGGTGCAGATGACGACGGTAGTATTAAGTTAGTTGAAAAAATCCGTGGGAGTAAAAAGGCATTTAAAAGACTTGCTGAGATTATTGGAGAGCAAGGATCTAAGTTAGAAGATAAAATAATAGCAATCTCTCATTGTAATGCTTTAGAGAAAGCGGAAGCATTAAAATTAGATATACAGCAAAGATATAACTTTAAGAAGATAATTATTGTAGAAATGGCAGGATTAAGTACGGCTTATGCTAATGATGGTGGTATAATCGTAGCTTTTTAA
- the trhA gene encoding PAQR family membrane homeostasis protein TrhA, with the protein MTTNNVKRYSIKEEIANSITHGLGIVFSIVALTILLVYSILNKSTISIVGFSIYGVCSILLYVSSTLYHSFQQEKVKSIFRVFDHSSIFLFIAGTYTPVTLIAMRGYWRVGILVAIWCIAIIGILFKVFTYNKFEKYKFVSLSLYILMGWLVVIAIKPMAQMVPMGFLLWLLAGGVAYTIGTIFYAIKKYPITMLFGIYSY; encoded by the coding sequence ATGACCACAAATAATGTAAAACGGTATTCAATTAAAGAAGAGATAGCTAATAGTATTACTCATGGTCTAGGTATTGTATTTAGCATTGTAGCTCTAACTATTTTACTTGTATATTCAATTCTTAATAAGAGTACTATTTCTATTGTAGGTTTTAGCATTTATGGGGTTTGTTCCATTTTGCTTTACGTTTCTTCGACTCTATATCATAGTTTTCAGCAGGAAAAAGTTAAAAGTATATTCAGAGTATTTGACCACTCATCAATATTTCTTTTTATTGCTGGTACTTATACCCCTGTAACTTTAATTGCTATGAGAGGGTATTGGAGAGTGGGAATTCTTGTTGCCATATGGTGTATAGCTATCATTGGAATACTCTTTAAAGTTTTTACATACAACAAATTTGAGAAATATAAATTCGTATCCCTATCACTTTATATTCTTATGGGATGGTTAGTGGTAATTGCTATTAAGCCAATGGCTCAAATGGTGCCCATGGGATTTCTGTTATGGCTTCTAGCAGGTGGGGTTGCATATACAATAGGCACTATTTTTTACGCAATTAAAAAATACCCTATAACCATGCTATTTGGCATATATTCGTATTAA